In Apis cerana isolate GH-2021 linkage group LG5, AcerK_1.0, whole genome shotgun sequence, a single genomic region encodes these proteins:
- the LOC107997849 gene encoding uncharacterized protein LOC107997849 — protein sequence MVRGSLPDIAVTMASGREIYGAFSLIVDDVDSHSISSENSDLDGLSNETSSQNSSSQTPLDSPGGPREKIKQMQVEAETRRGEFARLLEEHAQVVRKLKMMEAEEQLSATGNVVGATHA from the exons ATGGTCAGAG GATCGTTGCCTGATATCGCAGTGACGATGGCATCGGGAAGAGAAATTTACGGTGCATTCAG CTTGATCGTTGACGATGTCGATTCCCATTCGATATCAAGCGAGAACTCGGATTTGGATGGTTTATCGAATGAAACCAGTTCCCAGAACTCGTCCTCTCAAACGCCATTGGACAGTCCAGGCGGACCTAGGGAAAAAATCAAGCAGATGCAAGTGGAAGCCGAAACTAGAAGAGGGGAATTTGCGAGATTACTCGAGGAACACGCTCAGGtagtaagaaaattaaaaatgatggaGGCTGAGGAGCAACTCTCGGCAACTGGAAACGTTGTTGGAGCCACGCACGCGTGA
- the LOC107997848 gene encoding transmembrane protein 192 isoform X1: MVSLIRNLNTSGSGAVYFDSSHNMDDEEYLQPVLTSQEEHFHKLDTVLITFIPLIFGVSLEITGIIFIAVWPEENNKCDTYFIYLYLHCAYWLLIMLTDHLVKRKHHKLRIYGYLDFYQSTYQQIRTPLFIASLWITCYLLLAVFLHHTHKVNYEQYCRASEWFTPLNYIVLLTTLELIIIVPVYINYIKQVLRFNRLRPPADVAREEWLSSFTQDTYAGSNEVGYHHRESNLEELLEKQADLIRYLRDHNVKLSHRMMLLATQRRLPEA, translated from the exons ATGGTCAgtcttattagaaatttaaatacatcagGTAGT gGAGCTGTATATTTTGACTCATCTCATAACATGGATGACGAAGAATATCTTCAACCTGTATTAACTTCTCAAGAAgaacattttcataaattagatACTGTCCTAATTACATTTATCCCTCTTATATTTGGT GTGTCTTTAGAAATTAcaggaattatatttatagctgTATGGcctgaagaaaataataaatgtgatacatattttatatacttatatcttCATTGTGCATATTGGTTGTTAATAATGTTAACAGATCATttagtaaaaagaaaacatcatAAGCTTCGTATTTATGGATATCttgatttttatcaatcaaCATACCAACAAATAAGAACACCTCTTTTCATAGCATCGTTATGGATaacatgttatttattattagctgTGTTTTTGCATCACACACATAAAGTTAATTATGAACAATATTGTCGTGCATCAGAATGGTTCACacctttaaattatatagtgCTCTTGACTACATTGGAACTTATAATTATCGTAccagtttatataaattatatta aacaagttttaagatttaatcgaTTACGTCCACCAGCTGATGTTGCGAGAGAAGAATGGTTATCTTCTTTTACTCAAGATACATATGCAGGTAGTAATGAAGTAGGTTATCATCATAGAGAATCTAATTTAGAAGAATTGCTTGAAAAACAAGCggatttaataagatatttacgAGATCATAATGTTAAGTTAAGTCATAGAATGATGCTGTTGGCAACGCAACGTAGATTACCTGAAGCATGA
- the LOC107997848 gene encoding transmembrane protein 192 isoform X2 → MDDEEYLQPVLTSQEEHFHKLDTVLITFIPLIFGVSLEITGIIFIAVWPEENNKCDTYFIYLYLHCAYWLLIMLTDHLVKRKHHKLRIYGYLDFYQSTYQQIRTPLFIASLWITCYLLLAVFLHHTHKVNYEQYCRASEWFTPLNYIVLLTTLELIIIVPVYINYIKQVLRFNRLRPPADVAREEWLSSFTQDTYAGSNEVGYHHRESNLEELLEKQADLIRYLRDHNVKLSHRMMLLATQRRLPEA, encoded by the exons ATGGATGACGAAGAATATCTTCAACCTGTATTAACTTCTCAAGAAgaacattttcataaattagatACTGTCCTAATTACATTTATCCCTCTTATATTTGGT GTGTCTTTAGAAATTAcaggaattatatttatagctgTATGGcctgaagaaaataataaatgtgatacatattttatatacttatatcttCATTGTGCATATTGGTTGTTAATAATGTTAACAGATCATttagtaaaaagaaaacatcatAAGCTTCGTATTTATGGATATCttgatttttatcaatcaaCATACCAACAAATAAGAACACCTCTTTTCATAGCATCGTTATGGATaacatgttatttattattagctgTGTTTTTGCATCACACACATAAAGTTAATTATGAACAATATTGTCGTGCATCAGAATGGTTCACacctttaaattatatagtgCTCTTGACTACATTGGAACTTATAATTATCGTAccagtttatataaattatatta aacaagttttaagatttaatcgaTTACGTCCACCAGCTGATGTTGCGAGAGAAGAATGGTTATCTTCTTTTACTCAAGATACATATGCAGGTAGTAATGAAGTAGGTTATCATCATAGAGAATCTAATTTAGAAGAATTGCTTGAAAAACAAGCggatttaataagatatttacgAGATCATAATGTTAAGTTAAGTCATAGAATGATGCTGTTGGCAACGCAACGTAGATTACCTGAAGCATGA
- the LOC107997846 gene encoding uncharacterized protein LOC107997846 — translation MFGRQIFLKPVDNQHDERRNDYIRQLSPSQGHGIPFTELISVPYLRNDGLMLDLNFIFIDDDHVQSNNLNNLYLQTNRGNISNRYLLEYIRQMKERYLFMERELTRARMLIPIISRNTNAVHQSAQTDINWNECSLTKYGHFLGTSSKNQYKKNPEQINVSSRRKHYTMKRNKENSIRKTLTESDWMKHRISSQNLQNDIYPIKEPDSNTFQPRSLTSNSTTVCSMHNIAVILPQDSIQLNDISKHKQAESKINVDIHKTADKLDSDESKIIFGNSKKYFNPFETRKTSMEICQSFDKKHEPETSNYTDFDVKHEDCTQTKPAVNTPEFRPIMGSKFNNDISDQSTSHCQQQNINSEEKCNRNYWNNYTKKLPYGRTRANDSSRQYTRIVQKQKKEMHKRIPTPRSNVHTAYTPMTQPSTWNSMLDPNGFTIQLLRLAVLLYAPALMPALNSLIARQSIQTTIPHFEGSNDLLTQIFTILNNQQCVPNLSYAPNPRMDENSRQFRESSTHNSSAQSNSENLTKQFQNDTHRIKTFDNNQFEKNSIAVNTSLEICSCNNVKQSSSQSYNKNILHDQEDEKLVYTWTSKKSSKSSETVVLEKPVLKNEQNKEKVSEKQQENSEFFENWLIQKDPNVWDDPKTKSSNIWQQYVNQ, via the exons aTGTTTGGAcgacaaattttcttaaagCCTGTAGACAATCAACATGATGAAAGACGTAATGATTATATTCGACAATTATCCCCAAGTCAAGGACATGGAATACCATTTACTGAACTAATAAGCGTACcatatttaagaaatgatgGACTAATGctcgatttaaatttcatttttatcgacgATGATCATGttcaatcaaataatttaaataatttatatttgcaaac taatcgtggaaatatatctaatcgatatttattggaatatataagacaaatgaaagaaagatatcTATTTATGGAAAGAGAATTAACAAGAGCAAGAATGTTAATCCCAATAATATCGCGTAATACCAATGCCGTACATCAATCG gcACAAACAGACATAAATTGGAACGAATGTTCTCTCACGAAATACGGACATTTTCTTGGAACTTCCTCAAAAaatcaatacaaaaaaaatccaGAGCAAATTAATGTTTCATCAAGAAGAAAACATTATAccatgaaaagaaataaagaaaattcaatcagAAAGACTTTGACTGAGTCAGATTGGATGAAACATAGGATTTCCTCACAA aatttacagAATGATATTTATCCTATAAAAGAGCCTGATAGCAATACATTTCAACCAAGATCATTAACCAGCAATTCAACCACTGTTTGTTCAATGCATAATATAGCTGTGATTCTTCCACaagattcaattcaattaaatgatatatcaaaACACAAACAAGCTGAAtctaaa ataaacgTTGATATCCATAAAACTGCAGATAAATTAGATTCTGatgaatctaaaattattttcggaaattcgaaaaaatatttcaatccatTTGAAACTCGGAAG ACGTCGATGGAAATATGCCAAAGCTTTGACAAGAAACACGAACCGGAAACGTCGAACTATACTGACTTCGATGTTAAACACGAAGATTGTACACAGACTAAACCCGCTGTAAATACACCAGAATTTCGACCAATAATGggctcaaaatttaataatgatatttccgATCAATCCACATCTCATTGTCAACAACAGAATATCAATTCTGAAGAAAAGT GTAATCGTAATTATTGGAACAACTACACGAAAAAGTTACCTTATGGAAGAACACGTGCAAATGATTCATCGAGACAATATACGCGAATTGttcaaaaacaaaagaaagaaatgcatAAGAGAATTCCAACTCCACGTAGCAATGTTCATACCGCTTATACTCCTATGACACAACCTTCGACCTGGAATTCCATGTTAGATCCGAATGGTTTTACCATTCAATTATTaag ACTCGCAGTGTTACTTTACGCTCCAGCATTGATGCCGGCGTTAAATTCATTGATCGCACGACAAAGCATTCAAACAACAATTCCCCATTTTGAAGGTTCAAATGATTTGTTGACgcaaattttcacaattttgaaCAATCAACAATGCGTCCCAAATTTATCATACGCACCAAATCCTAGAATGGACGAAAATTCTCGACAATTTCGAGAATCAAGTACTCATAATTCATCGGCGCAATCAAATTCCgag AACCTTacgaaacaatttcaaaatgatactcatagaataaaaactttcgataataaccaattcgaaaaaaattcaatcgctGTTAACACCTCTTTAGAGATATGTAGTTGTAACAATGTAAAACAATCGTCTTCGCAgtcgtataataaaaatattttacacgatcaagaagatgaaaaattggTTTATACATGGACCAgcaaaaaatcatcaaaatcatCGGAAACAGTAGTGTTAGAGAAACCagtattgaaaaatgaacaaaataaggAGAAAGTATCGGAAAAGCAACAagaaaattctgaatttttcgaaaattggtTAATTCAAAAAGATCCTAATGTTTGGGACGATCCAAAAACCAAATCTTCGAATATTTGGCAACAATAcgttaatcaataa
- the LOC107997847 gene encoding uncharacterized protein LOC107997847 isoform X1 yields the protein MSKEESSDGGPQESGGGNKSPGKNENADIFENRGSKKIIRLFTVMAYMFSVSFVAIALSAYYLILWKPPDPRLLRRPIQFLSEPEIQFLLGDQMILENESAKESNNKHSLSGRTGKKNLFHNYDHMKTPNERLNESLILLRNSLIESLQNRINDSNSFARDSPRENWTSSNFFNYNSFEKENTSNLTRKSSEKDARHSSKIMNRIFSNNGTSQTLESPTIPGDEAKRDHFTTVRNYSLYLESSRDTFPLNDLTKKTAENQKQYKKNVPSNFKTRMETFDKKKEKDKMTRYLRDNSFDEGFVTIMDKKNRDIQENKENLEHNVKPAINLNRVISTDSSNNFEFANRLQHERSLMKLADFALKFKETQVEKMTKSMIITNEQISSSEIMSTPQQQKDLLTILTEIAETSSITPLTISEDLQTNLSTETKEISTKIHSDIN from the exons atgAGTAAAGAGGAAAGTAGTGATGGTGGTCCTCAAGAATCTGGTGGAGGAAATAAATCTCCAGGAAAGAACGAAAATgcggatatttttgaaaatcgagGTAGCAAGAAAATAATACGTTTATTCACCGTAATGGCTTACATGTTCTCTGTAAGTTTCGTAGCCATTGCCTTAAgtgcatattatttaattctttggaAACCTCCAGATCCAAGGCTTCTACGGAGaccgattcaatttttatctgaaCCCGAAATCCAATTCTTATTAGGCGATCAAATGATTTTAGAAAACGAATCTGCGAAAGAATCTAACAACAAACATTCGCTTTCCGGTCGTACCggcaaaaaaaatcttttccatAATTATGATCACATGAAAACACCCAATGAAAGATTGAATGAATCTTTGATCCTATTGAGAAACTCTTTAATTGAATCTTTACAAAATAGAATCAATGATTCGAATTCTTTTGCTCGAGATTCCCCTCGAGAAAACTGGACGAgttctaatttctttaattacaattcgtttgaaaaagaaaatacgtcAAACTTGACGAGAAAATCAAGCGAAAAAGATGCAAGACATTCCTCTAAAATTATGAATCgtatatttagtaataatgGTACATCCCAGACATTGGAATCTCCGACTATTCCTGGAGATGAAGCGAAACGCGATCATTTTACAACTGTTAGAAATTACTCCTTGTATCTTGAATCATCTCGAGATACTTTTCCATTGAACGATTTGACGAAAAAAACTGCtgaaaatcaaaaacaatacaaaaaaaatgttccatctaattttaaaacaagaatggaaacatttgataaaaaaaaagaaaaagacaaaatgACTCGATATTTAAGAGATAATTCATTCGATGAAGGATTTGTAACgataatggataaaaaaaatcgtgatattcaagaaaataaagaaaatcttgAACATAATGTGAAACCTGCGATCAATTTGAATAGAGTAATCAGTACAGATTCTTccaataatttcgaatttgcaAATCGTCTACAACATGAGCGATCACTAATGAAATTAGCAGATTTCGCGTTAAAATTCAAag aaacGCAGGTagaaaaaatgacaaaatcaatgataataaCGAATGAACAAATTTCTTCATCGGAAATTATGAGTACTCCTCAACAACAAAAGGATTTGTTAACTATTTTAACAGAAATTGCTGAAACGTCATCGATTACTCCGTTAACAATATCTGAAGATTTACAAACTAATTTAAGTACAGAAACCAAAGAAATATCTACAAAAATACAttcagatattaattaa
- the LOC107997847 gene encoding uncharacterized protein LOC107997847 isoform X3 — protein MSKEESSDGGPQESGGGNKSPGKNENADIFENRGSKKIIRLFTVMAYMFSVSFVAIALSAYYLILWKPPDPRLLRRPIQFLSEPEIQFLLGDQMILENESAKESNNKHSLSGRTGKKNLFHNYDHMKTPNERLNESLILLRNSLIESLQNRINDSNSFARDSPRENWTSSNFFNYNSFEKENTSNLTRKSSEKDARHSSKIMNRIFSNNGTSQTLESPTIPGDEAKRDHFTTVRNYSLYLESSRDTFPLNDLTKKTAENQKQYKKNVPSNFKTRMETFDKKKEKDKMTRYLRDNSFDEGFVTIMDKKNRDIQENKENLEHNVKPAINLNRVISTDSSNNFEFANRLQHERSLMKLADFALKFKGMIEE, from the exons atgAGTAAAGAGGAAAGTAGTGATGGTGGTCCTCAAGAATCTGGTGGAGGAAATAAATCTCCAGGAAAGAACGAAAATgcggatatttttgaaaatcgagGTAGCAAGAAAATAATACGTTTATTCACCGTAATGGCTTACATGTTCTCTGTAAGTTTCGTAGCCATTGCCTTAAgtgcatattatttaattctttggaAACCTCCAGATCCAAGGCTTCTACGGAGaccgattcaatttttatctgaaCCCGAAATCCAATTCTTATTAGGCGATCAAATGATTTTAGAAAACGAATCTGCGAAAGAATCTAACAACAAACATTCGCTTTCCGGTCGTACCggcaaaaaaaatcttttccatAATTATGATCACATGAAAACACCCAATGAAAGATTGAATGAATCTTTGATCCTATTGAGAAACTCTTTAATTGAATCTTTACAAAATAGAATCAATGATTCGAATTCTTTTGCTCGAGATTCCCCTCGAGAAAACTGGACGAgttctaatttctttaattacaattcgtttgaaaaagaaaatacgtcAAACTTGACGAGAAAATCAAGCGAAAAAGATGCAAGACATTCCTCTAAAATTATGAATCgtatatttagtaataatgGTACATCCCAGACATTGGAATCTCCGACTATTCCTGGAGATGAAGCGAAACGCGATCATTTTACAACTGTTAGAAATTACTCCTTGTATCTTGAATCATCTCGAGATACTTTTCCATTGAACGATTTGACGAAAAAAACTGCtgaaaatcaaaaacaatacaaaaaaaatgttccatctaattttaaaacaagaatggaaacatttgataaaaaaaaagaaaaagacaaaatgACTCGATATTTAAGAGATAATTCATTCGATGAAGGATTTGTAACgataatggataaaaaaaatcgtgatattcaagaaaataaagaaaatcttgAACATAATGTGAAACCTGCGATCAATTTGAATAGAGTAATCAGTACAGATTCTTccaataatttcgaatttgcaAATCGTCTACAACATGAGCGATCACTAATGAAATTAGCAGATTTCGCGTTAAAATTCAAag GAATGATCGAAGAATAa
- the LOC107997847 gene encoding uncharacterized protein LOC107997847 isoform X2 — protein sequence MSKEESSDGGPQESGGGNKSPGKNENADIFENRGSKKIIRLFTVMAYMFSVSFVAIALSAYYLILWKPPDPRLLRRPIQFLSEPEIQFLLGDQMILENESAKESNNKHSLSGRTGKKNLFHNYDHMKTPNERLNESLILLRNSLIESLQNRINDSNSFARDSPRENWTSSNFFNYNSFEKENTSNLTRKSSEKDARHSSKIMNRIFSNNGTSQTLESPTIPGDEAKRDHFTTVRNYSLYLESSRDTFPLNDLTKKTAENQKQYKKNVPSNFKTRMETFDKKKEKDKMTRYLRDNSFDEGFVTIMDKKNRDIQENKENLEHNVKPAINLNRVISTDSSNNFEFANRLQHERSLMKLADFALKFKGHFSLNESRKVEQPLKLVKRSTMSQGS from the exons atgAGTAAAGAGGAAAGTAGTGATGGTGGTCCTCAAGAATCTGGTGGAGGAAATAAATCTCCAGGAAAGAACGAAAATgcggatatttttgaaaatcgagGTAGCAAGAAAATAATACGTTTATTCACCGTAATGGCTTACATGTTCTCTGTAAGTTTCGTAGCCATTGCCTTAAgtgcatattatttaattctttggaAACCTCCAGATCCAAGGCTTCTACGGAGaccgattcaatttttatctgaaCCCGAAATCCAATTCTTATTAGGCGATCAAATGATTTTAGAAAACGAATCTGCGAAAGAATCTAACAACAAACATTCGCTTTCCGGTCGTACCggcaaaaaaaatcttttccatAATTATGATCACATGAAAACACCCAATGAAAGATTGAATGAATCTTTGATCCTATTGAGAAACTCTTTAATTGAATCTTTACAAAATAGAATCAATGATTCGAATTCTTTTGCTCGAGATTCCCCTCGAGAAAACTGGACGAgttctaatttctttaattacaattcgtttgaaaaagaaaatacgtcAAACTTGACGAGAAAATCAAGCGAAAAAGATGCAAGACATTCCTCTAAAATTATGAATCgtatatttagtaataatgGTACATCCCAGACATTGGAATCTCCGACTATTCCTGGAGATGAAGCGAAACGCGATCATTTTACAACTGTTAGAAATTACTCCTTGTATCTTGAATCATCTCGAGATACTTTTCCATTGAACGATTTGACGAAAAAAACTGCtgaaaatcaaaaacaatacaaaaaaaatgttccatctaattttaaaacaagaatggaaacatttgataaaaaaaaagaaaaagacaaaatgACTCGATATTTAAGAGATAATTCATTCGATGAAGGATTTGTAACgataatggataaaaaaaatcgtgatattcaagaaaataaagaaaatcttgAACATAATGTGAAACCTGCGATCAATTTGAATAGAGTAATCAGTACAGATTCTTccaataatttcgaatttgcaAATCGTCTACAACATGAGCGATCACTAATGAAATTAGCAGATTTCGCGTTAAAATTCAAag GACATTTTTCTCTCAACGAATCCCGTAAAGTTGAGCAACCCTTGAAGCTTGTAAAACGAAGCACAATGAGTCAAGGTTCTTAG
- the LOC107997845 gene encoding U3 small nucleolar RNA-associated protein 25 homolog — protein sequence MARKKSFRGKRKFHRYNDRPKPKKNKFNLKDSTYVKDRDIKNREIEKRRQMLEEEKQQQQLEIESNSSGDEQENPLQNLLLSFSNTTNLQVTAIDSNSESDVCSDKDDIDKNDKETNNLTLQFDNIDEKVDLTSDNEDIKIKEIDEEDPETAQEDAGYLKDPFSIHLHNDLSDKLYEAVSNVPQIMETQKITWPVLGNLICEISKSFEDSKDTKKSNISVLEHKQFAKCGTIPELIDNIEWNKLYIKSQIHGNIIKANYSNIKDNVNSFAMTPLQKELFSIINNYQDLYYPERTFFNADQIRFVYCLHIINHVLKTRTKVLHHNAKIKSKSTNITEIPDEYRDQGLVRPKVLIIVPFRHSCLKIVELLISILIGKDEGGSVMNKKRFMEDFSGDKLIMPKRNPKPEDYELTFQGNTDDTFKIGIAITKKTLKLYSEFYSSDIIISSLLGLRILIGAEGEADRDYDFLASIELLILDQAELFLMQNWDHMIHVLNHLHLQPKDSHGTDFSRVRSWCVNGWTKYYRQTLIFSSIHVPEIYGIFNKKCYNYAGKIKVINSISSGSICQIAMQIPQVFHKFETLNHSHALEYRMEFFITKILPQYKDRIMNHSLIFIPSYFDFVKLRNYFKKEEYSFVQICEYSKDAKVARARDMFFHSDAHFLLYSERFHFFRRIRVKGIRHIIFYAPPIFPQFYTEMCNLMQEANQNPRSGSESNMTVTVLYCKYDIMQLSAIVGTQRANQMLASEKSIHMIMTGE from the coding sequence atggcacgtaaaaaatcatttcgtggaaaaagaaaatttcatcgttatAATGATCGACCAaagccaaaaaaaaataaatttaacttaaaagaTTCAACATATGTCAAAGAtcgcgatattaaaaatagggAAATTGAAAAACGTAGACAAAtgttagaagaagaaaaacagcaacaacaattagaaatagaaagtAATAGTTCTGGTGATGAACAAGAAAAtccattacaaaatttattattatcattttcaaatactaCTAATTTACAAGTGACTGCTATTGATTCTAATTCAGAAAGTGATGTATGTAGTGATAAGGATGATATTGATAAGAATGATAAAGAAaccaataatttaacattgcaATTCGACAATATAGATGAGAAGGTAGATTTAACAAGTGATAATGaagacattaaaataaaagagattgaTGAAGAAGATCCAGAAACAGCTCAAGAAGATGCTGGTTATTTAAAAGATCCATTTTCAATTCATCTTCATAATGATTTAAGTGATAAACTTTATGAAGCAGTTTCTAATGTTCCACAAATTATGGAAACGCAAAAGATAACTTGGCCTGTTTTAGGCAATCTCATAtgtgaaatatcaaaatcttttGAAGATTCAAAAGAcacaaaaaaatctaatatttctgttttagAACATAAACAATTTGCTAAATGTGGTACTATCCctgaattaattgataatatagagtggaataaattatatataaaatctcaaattcatggtaatattataaaagcaaattattcaaatataaaagataatgtaAATTCATTTGCTATGACTCCTTTgcaaaaggaattattttcaataataaataattatcaagatttatattatcctgaaagaacattttttaatgctgATCAAATAAGATTTGTGTATTGTTTGCATATAATCAATCATGTGTTAAAAACACGTACAAAAGTATTACAtcataatgcaaaaataaaatcaaaatctacAAATATAACAGAAATTCCAGATGAATATAGAGATCAAGGTTTAGTAAGaccaaaagttttaataatagttcCTTTTAGACATtcatgtttaaaaattgttgaattattaatatctattttaattggaaaagaCGAAGGTGGTTCTGTAATGAATAAGAAGAGATTTATGGAAGATTTTAGtggtgataaattaataatgccaAAAAGGAATCCAAAACCTGAAGATTATGAATTGACATTTCAAGGAAATACAGATGATACGTTCAAAATAGGAATTgctattacaaaaaaaactttaaaattatattcagaattttattcttctgatataataatttcatctcTATTAggtttaagaatattaataggTGCAGAAGGTGAAGCAGATAGAGATTATGATTTCTTGGCatcaatagaattattaattcttgatcaagcagaattatttttaatgcaaaattgGGATCACATGATACatgtattaaatcatttacatttacaaCCTAAGGATTCTCATGGGACAGATTTTTCTAGAGTAAGAAGTTGGTGTGTAAATGGATGGACTAAATACTATAGACagacattaatattttcaagtatTCATGTACCtgaaatttatggaatatttaataagaaatgttacaattatgcaggaaaaataaaagtaataaattctatttcttctgGATCTATTTGTCAAATAGCTATGCAGATTCCACAAGTATTTCAcaaatttgaaactttaaatCATTCTCATGCCTTAGAATATAGAATGGAAttctttataacaaaaatacttCCTCAGTATAAGGATAGAATTATGAATCATTCACTGATTTTTATACCatcttattttgattttgtaaaattacgtaattatttcaaaaaagaagaatatagtTTTGTACAAATTTGTGAATATTCCAAAGATGCAAAAGTAGCAAGAGCAAGAGACATGTTCTTTCATAGTGATGCACATTTCCTTCTATATTCAGAACGATTTCACTTTTTTCGTAGAATAAGAGTGAAAGGTATaagacatattatattttatgcaccACCAATTTTTCCTCAATTTTACACAGAAATGTGCAATTTAATGCAAGAAGCTAATCAAAATCCACGTTCAGGATCTGAAAGTAATATGACAGTTActgttttatattgtaaatatgatattatgcaATTGTCTGCAATTGTGGGTACTCAAAGAGCTAATCAAATGCTTGCCTCAGAAAAATCTATTCATATGATTATGACTGGTGAATAg